Proteins encoded by one window of Dendropsophus ebraccatus isolate aDenEbr1 chromosome 4, aDenEbr1.pat, whole genome shotgun sequence:
- the ATP6V1G3 gene encoding V-type proton ATPase subunit G 3 isoform X2, whose amino-acid sequence MGMCGCHDEGKNKRLRQAKEEATAEVDQYKLKRESDFRRIQTTIMGSQGNLATKIDEETVQKIQVYNASYLKYKENVMQELLNFIYNVNPEVHVNFKYKL is encoded by the exons ATGGGAATGTGCGGCTGCCATGATGAAG GAAAAAATAAGCGATTAAGGCAAGCCAAGGAAGAAGCGACGGCAGAGGTCGATCAGTACAAACTCAAAAGAGAGAGCGATTTCCGACGTATACAGACGACT ATCATGGGATCCCAAGGAAACCTGGCAACAAAGATCGATGAGGAGACAGTCCAGAAGATACAAGTGTATAACGCCAGCTACCTGAAGTACAAGGAGAATGTCATGCAGGAACTCTTGAACTTCATATATAATGTTAATCCGGAGGTTCACGTGAATTTTAAGTACAAGTTATAA
- the ATP6V1G3 gene encoding V-type proton ATPase subunit G 3 isoform X1, which yields MASQSQGIQQLLQAEKRAKDKLEEAKKRKNKRLRQAKEEATAEVDQYKLKRESDFRRIQTTIMGSQGNLATKIDEETVQKIQVYNASYLKYKENVMQELLNFIYNVNPEVHVNFKYKL from the exons ATGGCCAGCCAGTCCCAGGGGATCCAGCAACTCTTACAGGCCGAGAAGAGAGCAAAGGACAAGCTGGAAGAGGCCAAAAAGA GAAAAAATAAGCGATTAAGGCAAGCCAAGGAAGAAGCGACGGCAGAGGTCGATCAGTACAAACTCAAAAGAGAGAGCGATTTCCGACGTATACAGACGACT ATCATGGGATCCCAAGGAAACCTGGCAACAAAGATCGATGAGGAGACAGTCCAGAAGATACAAGTGTATAACGCCAGCTACCTGAAGTACAAGGAGAATGTCATGCAGGAACTCTTGAACTTCATATATAATGTTAATCCGGAGGTTCACGTGAATTTTAAGTACAAGTTATAA